From the genome of Bacteroidota bacterium:
TGACAAACAGGAATGTGACGCCTGAAAATGTCAGCAATATTATTCCTGTCAGTTTTGTTTTTTCTCATGAATATTGAACCATACAATTTAATTCACCCCTTCCCTGATAAGTTTATTATACATCTTCTCATTAACAACGCCGGCCCAGTCCTTTAAAGCCTTGTTGCAGATTCTTGAAGCATTAAGATTGTACCTGCGAATTGTCTC
Proteins encoded in this window:
- a CDS encoding type II toxin-antitoxin system CcdA family antitoxin, whose product is MTITRTRITISVEPEVIETIRRYNLNASRICNKALKDWAGVVNEKMYNKLIREGVN